The following proteins come from a genomic window of Thermosinus carboxydivorans Nor1:
- the frr gene encoding ribosome recycling factor, translating to MGIKEIHASHEEKMKKALEVLRKEFASLRAGRATPSLLDKVTVDYYGMPSPINQVANISVPEPRLIVIQPWEKSMLAPIEKAILKSDLGLTPTNDGNVIRLSIPQLTQQRRSELVKVVHKKAEEARVAIRNLRRDANDAIKKLEKEKQVSEDEAKKAQEDMQKLTDKYIKEVDQVMAAKEKEIMEV from the coding sequence ATGGGCATTAAGGAAATTCATGCCAGTCATGAAGAAAAGATGAAAAAAGCTTTAGAAGTGTTGCGCAAGGAGTTCGCCTCTTTGCGGGCTGGCCGGGCAACTCCCTCGCTCCTGGATAAGGTGACAGTTGATTACTATGGTATGCCGTCGCCGATCAACCAGGTAGCGAATATTTCAGTTCCTGAACCACGGCTTATTGTTATTCAGCCTTGGGAGAAAAGCATGCTTGCCCCCATTGAAAAAGCTATTTTAAAATCTGACCTTGGTCTTACACCTACAAATGATGGAAATGTTATACGTCTTTCCATTCCACAATTGACCCAACAACGTCGCAGTGAACTGGTTAAAGTCGTCCATAAGAAAGCGGAGGAAGCTCGGGTAGCTATCCGCAATTTACGGCGCGATGCCAACGACGCTATCAAAAAGCTGGAAAAAGAAAAACAGGTGTCTGAGGATGAGGCCAAAAAGGCACAGGAGGATATGCAAAAGCTTACCGACAAGTACATAAAGGAAGTTGACCAAGTAATGGCCGCTAAAGAGAAAGAAATAATGGAAGTGTAA